A genomic window from Flavobacterium johnsoniae includes:
- a CDS encoding rSAM-modified peptide, translated as MKNYKANFEDFQNEKLVATELKVIRGGDGETPADPTTPPVDPGKNNGGNGNT; from the coding sequence ATGAAAAATTATAAAGCAAATTTCGAAGATTTCCAAAATGAAAAATTAGTGGCAACTGAATTAAAAGTAATTCGTGGCGGTGACGGAGAAACTCCTGCAGATCCAACAACACCACCAGTAGATCCTGGAAAAAATAATGGCGGAAACGGAAATACATAG
- a CDS encoding vitamin K epoxide reductase family protein, giving the protein MLKLVQKFLQINKYSDIKNEFKDLFLSHPNYPSLFAITDSFDLLSVENAAVRVSKEQIVDLPSNFLAYFKDELILVEKIKNGVRITTTKKGSQKLSYDKFLLDWNGVIVAIEPNNVVARENLKVEYNWLKYFLPLVLLIGLSFFYNSFDLFSGSFLITSIIGLVVSIFIVQQKWGVKNTVISKFCNLSSNSSCHSVISFNDDIANKWLSFSDLPLLFFSASIIAILIQPLNSAIFVGFLSLLAIPLVVCSIWIQKFEIQKWCVMCLAVSFLILVQSVIWFSSDLFTLSFSLNTIFPYVFSLLLLIPIWAAVKVMIKNILDNENSLKELKKFKRNYSLLNFLSKKVKYTKGFEELRGLNFGNKNAVVRLSIIISPSCGHCYKTFQEAFDLVLKFPDKIYLNVLFNINPENNDNPYKAVVERLLTINRITPGKTVEAISDWYIKRMVHKKWLKKWSVDSVSMMISQEIQKQYDWCSMNNFNYTPVKIVNERLFPNEYELNELKYFLNDFVDEVQVLEKTA; this is encoded by the coding sequence ATGTTAAAACTGGTCCAAAAATTTCTTCAAATCAACAAATACTCAGACATAAAAAATGAGTTCAAGGATCTGTTTTTGTCTCATCCAAATTATCCAAGTTTATTTGCAATTACAGACTCGTTCGATTTGCTTTCTGTAGAGAACGCAGCGGTAAGAGTTTCGAAGGAACAAATTGTAGATCTGCCATCAAATTTTTTGGCCTATTTTAAAGATGAATTAATTCTAGTCGAAAAGATTAAAAACGGTGTTCGAATTACAACGACAAAAAAAGGAAGCCAGAAATTATCTTATGATAAATTTCTTTTAGACTGGAACGGAGTAATTGTTGCCATTGAACCCAATAATGTTGTTGCAAGAGAAAATTTGAAAGTAGAATACAATTGGTTGAAATATTTCTTGCCACTTGTTCTTTTAATCGGATTATCATTTTTCTATAACAGCTTTGATTTATTTAGCGGCTCATTTTTAATTACGTCGATAATTGGTTTAGTAGTGAGCATATTTATTGTTCAGCAGAAATGGGGTGTTAAAAACACTGTAATTTCAAAATTTTGTAATTTAAGTTCTAACTCTTCTTGTCATTCAGTAATAAGTTTCAACGATGATATTGCAAATAAGTGGTTAAGTTTTTCAGATTTACCATTATTATTCTTTAGTGCAAGCATTATTGCCATTTTAATACAGCCATTAAATTCTGCCATTTTTGTTGGTTTTTTAAGTCTGTTGGCAATTCCATTGGTAGTTTGCTCTATTTGGATTCAAAAATTTGAAATTCAAAAATGGTGCGTTATGTGCTTAGCAGTATCATTCTTGATTTTAGTTCAGAGTGTAATATGGTTTTCATCAGACTTATTTACTTTGAGTTTTAGCTTAAATACAATTTTTCCTTATGTGTTTTCTTTATTGCTTTTGATTCCAATTTGGGCAGCAGTAAAAGTGATGATTAAAAACATTTTGGATAATGAGAATTCATTAAAAGAACTTAAAAAGTTTAAAAGAAATTATTCTCTATTAAACTTCTTGTCTAAAAAAGTAAAATATACTAAAGGATTTGAAGAATTAAGAGGTCTAAATTTTGGAAATAAAAATGCAGTAGTAAGACTTTCAATAATTATAAGTCCAAGTTGCGGACATTGTTACAAAACATTTCAAGAAGCTTTTGATTTGGTATTGAAGTTTCCAGATAAAATATATTTAAACGTTCTTTTTAATATTAATCCAGAAAACAACGACAATCCATATAAAGCTGTTGTTGAGAGATTGTTAACCATAAATAGAATAACTCCAGGAAAAACTGTCGAAGCTATTTCTGATTGGTACATTAAAAGAATGGTACACAAAAAATGGTTAAAAAAATGGTCTGTAGATTCTGTTAGTATGATGATCAGTCAGGAAATTCAAAAACAATACGATTGGTGTTCAATGAATAATTTTAATTATACACCAGTAAAAATTGTAAATGAAAGATTATTTCCTAACGAATATGAATTGAATGAATTAAAATATTTCTTGAATGATTTTGTTGATGAAGTTCAAGTTTTAGAAAAAACAGCCTAA
- a CDS encoding rSAM-modified peptide, producing the protein MKNPKSNFEDFKNEKLVTAELKVIRGGDGETPVDPGKNNGGNGNT; encoded by the coding sequence ATGAAAAATCCTAAATCAAATTTCGAAGATTTCAAGAATGAAAAATTAGTAACAGCTGAATTAAAAGTGATTCGTGGCGGTGACGGTGAGACTCCTGTAGATCCAGGGAAAAATAATGGCGGAAACGGAAATACCTAA